A genomic window from Pseudocalidococcus azoricus BACA0444 includes:
- a CDS encoding acetolactate synthase large subunit, whose amino-acid sequence MNTAELLVKCLENEGVEYIFGLPGEENLDVLQALRHSSIKFITTRHEQGAAFMADVYGRLTGKAGVCLSTLGPGATNLMTGVADANLDGAPLVAITGQVGTDRMHIESHQYLDLVAMFAPVTKWNAQIVRPSITPEIVRRGFKLAQAEKPGAVHIDLPENIAAMEAMGNPLRTTDHEKTYASYQAVQAAAELINQAQNPIILIGNGVIRGHASAALTHFATELNIPVANTFMGKGGIPYDHPLALWSVGLQQRDYISCGFDHADLVIAVGYDLIEYSPKRWNPDSNIKIIHIATTHAEIDSSYIPETEVVGDISDSLYEILKRADRHDKPTPYALHLRQDIVADYMQYAQDDGFPIKPQKLIYDLRQVMGPEDIVISDVGAHKMWMARHYHCQRPNTCLISNGFAAMGIAVPGALAAKLVYPDRHIVAVTGDGGFMMNFQELETALREGTNFTTIIFNDGGYGLIEWKQHRYFGESAFIKFGNPDFVKLAESMGLKGYRVESALDFIPILKTALEQDVPTIIDVPVDYSENLRFNQRIGEITCSYE is encoded by the coding sequence ATGAATACCGCGGAACTTTTAGTGAAATGCCTCGAAAACGAAGGGGTAGAGTATATTTTTGGCCTGCCCGGTGAAGAAAATCTTGATGTCCTCCAGGCCCTGCGCCACTCTTCGATAAAATTCATCACCACCCGCCATGAACAGGGAGCCGCCTTTATGGCCGATGTCTATGGTCGCTTAACCGGAAAAGCGGGGGTTTGTTTATCTACCTTGGGGCCTGGGGCAACCAACTTGATGACCGGAGTGGCTGATGCCAATTTGGATGGTGCGCCCCTAGTGGCCATCACCGGACAAGTGGGGACTGACCGGATGCACATTGAATCCCATCAATACCTAGACCTCGTGGCCATGTTCGCTCCGGTTACGAAGTGGAATGCCCAAATCGTTCGCCCCAGCATTACCCCGGAAATTGTCCGCCGTGGCTTTAAGTTGGCCCAGGCCGAGAAACCGGGAGCCGTCCATATTGATTTACCCGAAAACATTGCGGCCATGGAAGCAATGGGTAACCCCCTCAGGACGACCGATCACGAAAAAACCTACGCCTCCTATCAAGCGGTTCAGGCCGCCGCCGAACTGATTAACCAGGCCCAAAATCCAATTATTTTGATTGGGAATGGTGTGATTCGGGGCCATGCCTCAGCCGCCTTGACCCATTTTGCGACTGAACTCAATATTCCCGTGGCCAATACCTTTATGGGCAAAGGGGGCATTCCCTACGATCATCCCTTGGCTCTCTGGTCAGTGGGGTTACAACAGCGGGACTATATCAGTTGTGGGTTTGATCATGCCGATTTAGTCATTGCCGTGGGCTATGACCTAATTGAATATTCCCCCAAACGCTGGAACCCGGACAGCAACATCAAAATAATTCACATTGCCACCACCCATGCCGAAATTGACAGCAGCTATATTCCGGAAACCGAAGTCGTGGGGGATATTTCCGATTCCCTCTATGAAATCCTCAAACGGGCCGACCGTCATGATAAACCCACCCCCTACGCCCTGCATTTGCGTCAAGACATTGTGGCTGACTATATGCAATATGCCCAGGATGACGGCTTTCCGATTAAACCCCAAAAACTGATTTATGATCTCCGCCAAGTCATGGGGCCTGAGGACATTGTCATTTCCGATGTCGGGGCCCATAAGATGTGGATGGCCCGCCACTACCACTGTCAACGCCCGAATACTTGCTTGATTTCCAATGGGTTTGCGGCGATGGGAATTGCGGTTCCGGGTGCTCTTGCGGCGAAGTTAGTCTATCCGGATCGGCACATTGTCGCGGTCACCGGCGATGGGGGCTTCATGATGAATTTCCAAGAACTCGAGACGGCTCTGCGGGAAGGGACAAACTTCACCACGATTATTTTTAATGATGGTGGCTATGGCTTGATTGAGTGGAAGCAGCATCGCTATTTTGGCGAATCGGCATTTATCAAATTTGGCAACCCGGATTTTGTCAAGTTGGCCGAAAGTATGGGCCTCAAAGGCTATCGAGTTGAGTCGGCCTTAGACTTTATCCCGATTCTCAAAACCGCCCTCGAACAGGATGTCCCGACCATTATTGACGTGCCTGTGGACTACAGCGAAAATCTCCGGTTTAATCAACGCATTGGGGAAATTACTTGTAGCTATGAATAA
- a CDS encoding DUF3067 family protein, protein MTGAELHQKILDKWGRSYDLQLRRTQGKIFLQVMWRYLEQASFPSDELEYRQHLNAIVQYLQAWGCVDQVLTFIERTREKPRLGKAVSIPLDLGDRTSEWILEEFS, encoded by the coding sequence ATGACCGGGGCTGAGTTACACCAAAAAATCCTAGATAAATGGGGGCGTTCCTATGATCTGCAATTGCGGCGAACTCAGGGGAAGATATTCCTCCAAGTCATGTGGCGCTACCTCGAACAGGCCTCATTTCCCAGTGATGAATTGGAGTATCGGCAACATCTGAATGCTATTGTCCAATACCTCCAGGCCTGGGGCTGTGTGGATCAGGTTTTGACCTTTATTGAACGCACCCGCGAAAAACCCCGCCTCGGTAAAGCCGTCAGTATTCCCTTAGATTTGGGCGACCGAACCAGTGAATGGATTTTAGAAGAATTTTCTTAA
- the obgE gene encoding GTPase ObgE — protein MQFIDQAEIEVRAGKGGDGIVAFRREKYVPAGGPAGGNGGHGGSVMLEAVTHLQTLLDFQYARIFKGEDGKRGGPSNMTGASGADRVIQVPCGTVVLDAQTGELLGDLVEPGQQLLVAKGGKGGLGNKHFLSNSKRAPDYALPGLPGEERFLRLELKLLAEVGIIGQPNAGKSTLIATLSAARPKIADYPFTTLIPNLGVVRRPNGDGTVFADIPGLIAGAHLGAGLGHEFLRHIERTKVLIHLLDATGDDPLGAYETIQAELTAYGHGLGDRPQIVALNKVDALLPEDLETIQAQFPDSLTILTISAATGVGLEALLSHVWACLDTYNQDMQADPDPLLYVPI, from the coding sequence ATGCAATTTATTGATCAAGCCGAAATTGAAGTCCGGGCCGGCAAAGGGGGAGATGGAATTGTTGCCTTTCGCCGCGAAAAATATGTGCCAGCCGGGGGCCCAGCCGGGGGGAATGGCGGCCATGGGGGGTCGGTAATGTTAGAGGCCGTCACCCATTTACAAACCCTTTTAGATTTTCAATATGCCCGCATTTTCAAGGGTGAAGACGGCAAACGGGGCGGGCCGAGCAATATGACTGGCGCAAGTGGGGCAGATCGGGTGATTCAGGTTCCCTGTGGGACAGTGGTTTTAGATGCTCAGACGGGGGAACTCTTGGGGGATTTAGTCGAACCAGGCCAGCAGTTATTAGTCGCCAAAGGGGGAAAGGGGGGCCTGGGGAATAAGCATTTCTTGAGTAACAGCAAACGGGCCCCCGATTATGCCCTACCCGGACTGCCTGGGGAAGAACGATTTTTGCGCTTGGAGTTGAAGCTCTTGGCCGAGGTGGGAATTATTGGTCAGCCCAATGCCGGAAAGTCCACCCTCATTGCCACCCTCTCCGCCGCCCGGCCGAAAATTGCCGATTATCCCTTTACAACTCTGATTCCCAATTTAGGGGTAGTCCGGCGGCCCAATGGGGATGGTACTGTCTTTGCCGATATTCCTGGTCTGATTGCGGGGGCCCATTTGGGGGCCGGCCTGGGCCATGAGTTTTTACGCCACATTGAACGGACAAAGGTCTTGATTCATCTGCTAGATGCCACCGGGGATGATCCCCTAGGGGCCTATGAAACGATCCAGGCCGAGTTAACCGCCTATGGCCATGGGTTAGGAGACCGGCCACAAATTGTTGCCCTGAATAAAGTTGATGCCCTTTTACCAGAAGACCTAGAGACCATCCAGGCCCAGTTTCCGGATTCCTTAACTATCTTGACGATTTCCGCCGCGACTGGAGTTGGCCTGGAAGCTCTTTTAAGCCATGTTTGGGCCTGCTTAGATACCTACAATCAAGATATGCAAGCCGATCCCGACCCCCTGCTCTATGTCCCCATCTGA
- a CDS encoding aldose epimerase family protein, producing MTIAQTYTLSHDQAHLEVVPGRGGIITRWQVAGQDLLYLDQERFADPSLSVRGGIPILFPICGNLPNNEFHHHGQVYSLKQHGFARDQAWEVNQQTANSLTLSLSHNPATLSQYPFPFVLELIYTLTATSLTLATTLHNPGPTDLPFSFGFHPYFQIANKSALELVIPATTVTDQKNQITTPFVGRFDWTAPELDLAFRPLAQPQAQVINAATGTTLTLDFSPDYSTLVFWTIAGKDYVCVEPWTAPRNALNTGEDLLKVSPGGAWQGEFKLTVTPNSSGFIHSYK from the coding sequence ATGACTATTGCCCAAACCTATACCCTCAGCCATGACCAGGCCCATTTAGAAGTTGTCCCAGGCCGGGGCGGCATTATTACCCGTTGGCAGGTGGCAGGACAGGATTTACTTTACCTAGACCAAGAACGGTTTGCGGATCCGAGTTTAAGCGTCCGGGGCGGCATCCCGATTCTGTTTCCGATTTGCGGTAATTTACCCAATAACGAATTTCACCATCACGGCCAGGTGTATTCCCTCAAGCAGCATGGGTTTGCCCGTGACCAGGCCTGGGAGGTTAACCAACAAACCGCCAACAGTCTGACCCTCAGCCTCAGCCATAATCCAGCCACCCTCAGCCAGTACCCCTTTCCCTTTGTGTTGGAATTGATCTACACCCTCACAGCCACCAGCCTGACCTTGGCCACTACGCTCCACAATCCTGGCCCAACCGACTTACCCTTTAGTTTCGGCTTTCATCCCTATTTCCAAATTGCCAATAAGTCAGCCCTAGAACTCGTCATTCCCGCTACCACCGTCACGGATCAAAAAAACCAAATCACAACCCCCTTTGTCGGCAGATTTGACTGGACAGCCCCAGAGTTGGATTTAGCCTTTCGCCCCTTGGCACAACCCCAGGCCCAGGTGATCAATGCTGCTACCGGAACAACCCTGACCCTGGATTTTTCCCCAGATTATTCAACCCTGGTATTTTGGACAATTGCTGGCAAAGATTATGTCTGTGTTGAACCCTGGACAGCCCCTCGCAATGCCTTAAATACGGGGGAAGATTTATTGAAAGTTTCTCCCGGCGGGGCCTGGCAAGGTGAATTTAAGCTCACGGTTACGCCTAACTCCTCAGGGTTTATTCATAGCTACAAGTAA
- the grrP gene encoding extracellular substrate binding-like orphan protein GrrP, whose amino-acid sequence MFTKVKLLLLSSLFLLVTPRAGLAETVMEKVARTGILTVGISLNQAPYSYINAENEIDGYSVNVVNLIRNQLSQELGKPITLQAVQAEDTAAQISKLQNREIDIACNTAFTWTRDQYVDFSTSYNIVNVRVLVPQGSNLLTLQALAGKRLAVVPNTVFEKATKLAQPQATLVPFATFTDALKALKAKKVDGVVGDSLFVMALSQSLGMMNLDLAPQSPLASYGVGCMLPQGDATFRRQVNYTIVKFMGEFLRGEPQATELINTWIGEAGLVKVDPEVLRNFFRFTVLTHEQIP is encoded by the coding sequence ATGTTTACCAAAGTTAAACTTCTGCTCTTGTCCAGTCTTTTCTTGTTGGTGACTCCGCGGGCTGGCCTGGCGGAAACAGTGATGGAAAAAGTCGCTCGGACTGGCATCTTAACGGTGGGGATTAGTCTCAATCAGGCCCCCTATAGCTATATCAACGCTGAAAATGAGATTGATGGCTATTCGGTCAATGTAGTGAACTTAATCCGCAACCAACTCAGCCAAGAACTGGGTAAACCCATCACCCTCCAGGCCGTGCAAGCGGAAGATACGGCAGCCCAAATTAGCAAGCTCCAAAATCGGGAAATTGATATTGCCTGCAATACCGCCTTTACCTGGACTCGCGACCAATATGTAGATTTTTCCACCAGTTACAACATTGTTAATGTCCGGGTGCTGGTTCCCCAGGGGAGTAATTTATTGACCCTCCAGGCCTTGGCCGGCAAACGGTTGGCAGTGGTTCCCAATACGGTTTTTGAAAAAGCAACTAAACTGGCTCAACCCCAGGCCACCTTGGTTCCTTTTGCCACCTTTACGGATGCCTTAAAAGCCTTAAAAGCCAAAAAAGTAGATGGGGTGGTGGGGGACAGCCTGTTTGTCATGGCCCTGAGTCAAAGTTTAGGGATGATGAATTTAGATTTAGCTCCCCAGTCTCCCCTAGCTAGTTATGGTGTCGGTTGTATGCTGCCCCAGGGGGATGCCACCTTTCGCCGCCAAGTCAACTACACCATTGTCAAATTTATGGGGGAGTTTCTTCGGGGTGAACCCCAAGCGACTGAGTTAATTAATACCTGGATTGGCGAGGCGGGTCTGGTGAAAGTAGATCCAGAGGTGTTGCGGAACTTCTTTCGATTTACGGTGCTGACCCACGAACAAATTCCCTAG
- the folP gene encoding dihydropteroate synthase: MGILNVTPDSFSDGGEFASIAAAVNQAQTLATAGVDILDVGGQSTRPGAEEISRESELERVIPVINAIRQELNTPISIDTTRAEVAQAALNAGADLINDVSGGKDDPQILEVAARSNVPIVLMHRRGTPQTMQTLTDYGDLIGELLAFFQAQITTAMNLGIPRHHIVIDPGIGFAKTTTQNIRLLQNLRQFQTLGCPILIGTSRKRFIGEILNQPNPKARIWGTAATCCYAIAQGVDLVRVHDGLEMVQTCRMADRLWRQSS, encoded by the coding sequence ATGGGGATTTTGAATGTTACGCCGGATAGTTTTAGTGATGGGGGCGAGTTTGCCAGTATTGCCGCGGCGGTGAACCAAGCCCAAACATTAGCAACTGCGGGGGTGGACATTTTAGACGTGGGGGGCCAATCTACCCGGCCTGGGGCTGAGGAAATTTCCCGAGAATCCGAACTGGAACGAGTTATTCCGGTGATTAACGCCATCCGCCAAGAATTAAACACGCCAATTTCCATTGACACCACCCGTGCTGAAGTGGCCCAGGCCGCCCTCAATGCCGGAGCCGATCTGATCAATGATGTGTCCGGGGGCAAGGATGATCCCCAAATCTTGGAGGTTGCGGCCCGCTCAAATGTGCCTATTGTCCTCATGCACCGCCGCGGCACCCCCCAAACCATGCAAACCCTCACCGACTATGGGGATTTAATAGGGGAACTATTAGCCTTCTTTCAAGCCCAAATCACCACCGCGATGAATCTCGGCATTCCCCGGCATCACATCGTGATTGATCCAGGGATCGGCTTTGCCAAAACAACGACTCAAAATATCCGCCTCTTGCAAAACCTCCGACAATTTCAAACCCTCGGCTGCCCCATTCTGATTGGCACTTCTCGAAAACGGTTTATTGGCGAAATTCTCAACCAGCCCAATCCGAAAGCCCGCATTTGGGGAACGGCCGCCACCTGTTGCTATGCCATTGCCCAAGGGGTAGATCTGGTGCGTGTCCATGATGGCCTGGAAATGGTGCAAACCTGTCGGATGGCTGATAGGCTTTGGCGGCAATCATCATGA
- a CDS encoding glutathione S-transferase family protein, protein MHQPLSWSELEALADFHPDLVNGPTNAQARLRLFGQPESAVRVTLYRDHHAWCPYCQKVWLWLEEKQIPYRITKVTMFCYGQKEAWYKQKVRSGMLPAVELDGRLITESDDILLALETAFGPLQWGMQDTRVLPLRRLERLLFRAWCSWLCYPTRSAREEAQNKAQFVQVVAQVEAALAQTPGPFFLEEFSTADVVFVPYVERMNASLFYYKGYSSREENPSLGDWFTGLETLLTYRGTQSDFHTHAHDLPPQMGGCYSNQEPQTKANQQRVDQGPWFGLPDVAYPEPETSRTEALTRVLKHRDKIIQVNPAPATVMDPALRAALTHLITGVEVLPPANSDSALRYLRDRISVPRDMSIYAAKRLRDSLELTASLVGPSQGPPIPQQHRRDQDPANFAQSCQ, encoded by the coding sequence ATGCACCAGCCCCTCTCTTGGTCAGAACTAGAAGCCCTAGCTGATTTTCACCCGGATTTAGTCAATGGCCCCACCAATGCCCAGGCCCGGCTCCGGTTATTTGGCCAGCCAGAATCTGCTGTGCGGGTGACGCTTTATCGAGATCATCATGCCTGGTGTCCCTACTGTCAAAAGGTCTGGCTCTGGCTAGAAGAAAAGCAAATTCCCTACCGGATTACCAAAGTCACCATGTTTTGCTATGGCCAAAAAGAGGCCTGGTATAAGCAAAAAGTTCGTTCCGGGATGTTGCCAGCGGTGGAGTTAGATGGGCGGTTAATTACGGAAAGTGATGATATTCTCTTAGCTTTAGAGACTGCCTTTGGCCCGTTGCAGTGGGGGATGCAGGACACGCGAGTTTTACCATTAAGACGCTTAGAACGGTTATTGTTTCGGGCCTGGTGTAGTTGGCTCTGTTATCCGACCCGCTCTGCTAGAGAAGAGGCTCAAAATAAAGCGCAATTTGTCCAGGTGGTGGCCCAAGTCGAAGCCGCCCTCGCCCAAACCCCAGGCCCATTTTTCTTGGAGGAGTTTAGCACTGCCGATGTGGTCTTTGTCCCCTATGTGGAGCGGATGAATGCCAGCTTGTTTTATTACAAGGGATACTCATCGCGAGAAGAAAACCCAAGCTTAGGGGACTGGTTCACAGGCCTGGAAACGCTGCTAACCTATCGTGGGACTCAAAGTGATTTTCATACCCATGCCCATGATTTACCACCACAGATGGGGGGCTGTTACAGCAATCAAGAGCCTCAGACCAAAGCCAATCAGCAACGGGTGGATCAGGGGCCTTGGTTTGGCTTGCCGGATGTGGCCTATCCTGAACCGGAAACTAGCCGCACCGAAGCCCTCACTCGGGTTCTCAAACATCGGGACAAAATTATCCAGGTGAATCCGGCCCCTGCCACTGTGATGGATCCAGCCCTGCGCGCCGCCCTGACCCATTTAATCACCGGGGTAGAAGTCTTGCCGCCAGCCAATTCTGATTCGGCCTTACGATACTTACGGGATCGGATTAGTGTGCCGCGGGATATGTCTATTTATGCGGCCAAGCGACTACGAGACTCTTTGGAATTGACCGCTAGTTTAGTTGGTCCCAGTCAAGGCCCCCCAATTCCCCAGCAACATCGGCGTGACCAAGACCCCGCGAATTTTGCCCAGTCTTGCCAGTGA
- a CDS encoding site-2 protease family protein encodes MVWVSLVLLGLILYLLVQRGAARMSRTPAWLLWLVLMIPAFFIVAWMVVKGQQAIPSLLLITVFIFSSFLYWVLLRRNLPAAPQPEITEPQAEAEPVQNLLNRSEEAQLQGCFPWSLYYLQQIEYRPQAVICRGQMRGQAEKVYSTIQDNIALQFGDRFLVTFQMGGSDKPFFALIPKQRIPSPGQLTRPLLSGALLVLTLLTTTLAGTALAQPNLTAAMVLRSPQLLLSGLPYALALLGILGVHESGHYFMAKYYQIQATLPYFIPIPFGLGTLGAFIQIRSPIPHRRALFDVGIAGPLAGLIVTLPILVWGLGQSQLVELAQDSSNRLSIEALNPRISILLALICRLVWGADLTTLSGIHLHPVAIAGALGLVVTALNLMPVGQLDGGHIVHAMYGHRAGAIIGQITRLLVLVLSFVQPWLFFWAIILFLMPAFDEPAVNDVTELNSWRDGLGLVALGLLILIIFPVPEPLAGLLLSTNPTP; translated from the coding sequence ATGGTTTGGGTGTCTCTGGTGCTTCTGGGCTTGATCCTCTATCTCTTGGTTCAGCGCGGTGCGGCCCGGATGAGTCGGACTCCGGCCTGGTTACTATGGCTGGTTTTGATGATCCCGGCCTTTTTTATCGTGGCCTGGATGGTGGTGAAGGGGCAACAGGCCATTCCTTCCCTGCTGCTGATTACGGTGTTTATTTTTAGTTCGTTTCTCTATTGGGTCTTATTACGCCGCAATTTACCCGCCGCCCCCCAGCCAGAAATTACTGAACCCCAGGCCGAGGCAGAACCAGTTCAAAACCTCCTTAACCGCTCCGAAGAGGCGCAACTCCAAGGCTGTTTTCCCTGGTCGCTCTATTATCTACAGCAAATTGAATATCGTCCCCAGGCCGTGATATGTCGGGGGCAGATGCGGGGCCAGGCCGAGAAGGTTTACAGCACTATTCAAGACAATATTGCCCTCCAGTTTGGGGATCGGTTTTTAGTCACGTTTCAAATGGGGGGAAGTGATAAACCCTTCTTTGCCCTGATTCCCAAGCAACGGATTCCCAGCCCCGGCCAGTTAACCCGCCCTCTCCTCAGTGGAGCTTTATTGGTTTTAACCCTACTGACAACAACCTTAGCCGGAACGGCCCTGGCCCAACCAAATCTAACGGCGGCCATGGTTCTGCGTTCTCCCCAACTTTTACTCTCGGGACTGCCCTATGCTTTGGCCTTACTGGGAATTTTGGGAGTTCATGAAAGTGGGCATTACTTTATGGCGAAGTACTACCAAATCCAGGCCACGCTGCCCTACTTTATTCCGATTCCCTTTGGCCTGGGGACGTTGGGGGCTTTTATCCAAATTCGCTCTCCCATCCCCCACCGCCGGGCCTTATTTGATGTCGGGATTGCGGGGCCATTGGCAGGCTTAATTGTCACATTACCGATTTTGGTTTGGGGCCTGGGACAATCGCAATTGGTGGAACTCGCTCAAGACAGTAGCAATCGGTTGAGTATTGAGGCCCTGAATCCAAGGATTTCCATTTTGTTGGCCTTGATTTGCCGCTTAGTTTGGGGAGCCGATTTAACCACACTTTCGGGGATTCACTTACATCCGGTGGCGATTGCGGGAGCCTTGGGCCTGGTAGTAACGGCTTTGAATTTGATGCCCGTGGGTCAGTTGGATGGGGGACATATTGTTCATGCCATGTATGGGCATCGGGCCGGGGCGATTATTGGGCAAATTACCCGGCTTTTGGTTTTAGTTTTGTCCTTTGTGCAGCCTTGGCTGTTCTTTTGGGCGATTATTCTGTTTCTGATGCCGGCCTTTGATGAACCTGCGGTTAATGATGTGACGGAGCTTAATTCTTGGCGGGATGGCCTGGGCCTAGTTGCGCTGGGCTTGTTGATTTTAATTATCTTTCCAGTTCCCGAACCCCTGGCTGGCCTACTTTTGAGTACAAACCCAACGCCATAG
- a CDS encoding AMIN domain-containing protein, whose translation MNQSQALHRIGVSCLTASLLLPLAQPAAFGADTEITGIKLNSTPNGIQVVFNVQGNLRPPVFTVNRGNTSIADISNSQLRLPQGGAFRQDNPAPGITSLEVAQLDPKTIRITVNGVASAPSSQVVRKPDGSGLLLNFITAKQPAGPATPPISGQPANTFPGPNPVPPFQPRAVAPPVGDIVIAPVLSDPDTIDLGTSERIPRLLLREAPVREVLGLLARAAGANIAYSEDSGGPGAGPQTISLDIENESVQDVFNYVIRVAGLQANRQGRTIFVGSQLPPEAQNRIVRTIRLNQMRATIQTQTVQTLTSQANTGGSVGAIAGSASTGTTAGTSTPVQTSINRQTQITDNINQLGALELLQSYGANQGATSPQGSQFQSTLLAGLSVIADARTNSVTLIGTPRKVEMAMSIISQLDVRKRQAMVNVKFVDVNLLKGRVFNSNIQTNFGDSLTAAIFDPNGLSISSGTQPPGQSPPVVIPPDRENTTAIIFPPIAIPGLPVGQTVSNFFANIITQVQTGNATILTNPTLVIQEGSAAQVNLTQEVFSGITSTASTTGTGSGAAVAATSITPIIRQAGVIFNVTIDQIDDNGFITMQLSPEVSAPSGTYSVVFPGVSLPSTGTLLSQRRMESGRIRLRDGQTLVLAGIIQDQDRSTVTKIPILGDLPILGRLFRQESSTRDRRELVVMVTPKVMDDSQNATNGYIYSPGQAINPQMQQQILTPPRRY comes from the coding sequence GTGAACCAGTCTCAAGCGTTACACCGAATCGGGGTCAGTTGTCTGACTGCCAGCCTCCTGTTGCCTTTAGCCCAACCCGCGGCCTTTGGCGCAGATACGGAAATTACCGGGATTAAGTTGAATAGCACCCCCAATGGGATTCAAGTGGTCTTTAATGTGCAAGGGAATTTGCGGCCCCCTGTCTTTACAGTTAATCGGGGTAACACCTCCATTGCCGATATTTCCAATAGTCAACTCCGCTTACCCCAAGGAGGAGCCTTCCGCCAAGATAACCCGGCCCCTGGCATTACCTCCTTAGAAGTTGCTCAGCTTGATCCCAAAACAATTCGAATTACGGTCAACGGTGTTGCTTCGGCCCCTAGCTCTCAAGTTGTGCGCAAACCCGATGGCTCTGGGCTACTCCTCAACTTCATCACCGCGAAACAACCAGCCGGGCCAGCCACGCCTCCTATTTCAGGACAGCCAGCCAACACATTCCCCGGACCCAATCCCGTGCCTCCTTTCCAACCCCGAGCCGTAGCTCCACCCGTGGGAGATATTGTCATTGCCCCAGTCCTCTCAGACCCCGATACGATTGATTTGGGAACATCTGAACGAATTCCTCGCCTCCTCTTGCGCGAGGCCCCAGTGCGAGAAGTATTAGGTCTTTTAGCTCGGGCAGCGGGAGCCAACATTGCCTACTCAGAGGACAGTGGCGGGCCGGGGGCTGGGCCACAAACCATCTCCTTGGATATTGAAAATGAATCGGTTCAGGATGTCTTTAACTATGTGATTCGGGTCGCTGGCCTGCAAGCCAATCGCCAAGGTCGGACGATTTTTGTTGGCTCTCAACTTCCCCCTGAGGCTCAAAACCGAATTGTTCGCACGATTCGCTTAAACCAAATGCGAGCCACGATTCAAACCCAGACGGTACAAACCCTCACCTCCCAGGCCAATACCGGCGGGAGTGTCGGCGCAATTGCTGGATCCGCTAGCACGGGCACAACCGCTGGAACTTCGACCCCTGTCCAAACCTCCATTAACCGCCAAACTCAGATTACCGATAACATCAATCAACTCGGGGCCCTCGAACTATTGCAATCCTATGGGGCAAACCAAGGTGCAACAAGCCCACAAGGTTCCCAGTTTCAAAGTACCCTATTGGCTGGTCTGTCCGTAATTGCTGATGCCCGCACAAACTCTGTCACCTTGATTGGCACTCCCCGGAAGGTGGAAATGGCCATGAGTATCATTTCCCAATTGGATGTTCGCAAGCGACAAGCCATGGTGAACGTTAAGTTTGTGGATGTGAACCTCCTCAAGGGACGAGTGTTTAACAGCAATATTCAAACCAATTTTGGCGATAGCTTGACGGCAGCGATCTTCGATCCCAATGGCTTAAGCATCAGCAGCGGGACTCAACCCCCTGGTCAAAGCCCCCCAGTTGTCATCCCACCGGATCGGGAAAATACAACGGCGATTATCTTTCCCCCCATTGCCATCCCAGGTCTGCCCGTTGGCCAAACCGTGAGTAACTTCTTTGCCAATATCATCACTCAGGTGCAGACCGGGAATGCAACTATCCTCACTAACCCAACTCTGGTGATTCAAGAAGGGAGTGCGGCCCAGGTGAACCTGACCCAAGAGGTGTTTTCAGGGATTACCTCAACGGCTTCCACAACCGGGACAGGCAGTGGGGCGGCGGTGGCGGCAACCAGTATCACGCCGATTATTCGCCAGGCCGGGGTGATTTTCAATGTCACCATTGACCAAATTGATGACAATGGCTTCATCACGATGCAATTGTCGCCGGAAGTGAGTGCCCCCAGTGGAACTTACTCAGTGGTCTTTCCAGGTGTTTCTCTGCCTTCGACTGGAACCTTATTATCCCAACGGCGGATGGAGTCGGGGCGGATTCGCCTACGGGATGGGCAAACTCTGGTTCTGGCAGGGATTATTCAGGATCAGGATCGTTCAACCGTAACGAAAATTCCCATCTTAGGTGATCTTCCGATCCTGGGACGTTTGTTCCGGCAAGAATCGAGTACCCGTGATCGGCGGGAGTTGGTGGTGATGGTAACACCAAAAGTGATGGATGATTCCCAAAACGCCACTAACGGGTATATCTACTCCCCAGGCCAGGCCATTAACCCCCAAATGCAACAACAGATCCTCACTCCTCCGCGGCGGTATTAA